The Edaphobacter bradus genome contains a region encoding:
- a CDS encoding universal stress protein: MQMSTIDLVPSFNKVLLATDFSAASQAAFQTALGVCIAFQASLSILHVFEDANTVAPETGVQLLELGSFYEIARSSLDRLVEEARRSGVACEATMGSGIPSVTILETITSKAIDLAILGTNALHGFERLVFGSTAEVVLRKASCPVLTVGPQASDAPRAVQIKSPVVFATDFHHTTTHAICYAAAICKVTGSPLHCLHVLPRTLEGGSRRHVTLQIMTEALKHVATESGTTIDPPVCAITYGSEISNAVVDYAKQQKAKLIVLGVRQASMVASHVPAHIAYRIITEASCPVLTMAFASQPHAATLAAACL; the protein is encoded by the coding sequence ATGCAAATGTCCACAATCGATCTAGTACCTTCGTTCAACAAGGTTCTTCTCGCCACTGATTTCTCCGCTGCGTCGCAAGCAGCGTTCCAGACTGCTCTTGGTGTGTGCATTGCGTTTCAAGCAAGTCTCTCTATCCTGCATGTTTTTGAGGACGCCAACACTGTCGCTCCAGAAACAGGAGTGCAGCTGCTTGAATTGGGGAGCTTCTATGAAATCGCTCGAAGCTCACTTGACCGCCTTGTCGAAGAGGCCCGACGGTCAGGTGTAGCCTGTGAGGCCACCATGGGCAGCGGAATTCCTTCTGTGACGATCCTGGAGACGATTACCTCAAAGGCGATCGATCTTGCCATCCTTGGGACGAATGCTCTTCACGGCTTTGAACGGCTCGTCTTCGGCTCAACTGCCGAAGTGGTCCTACGCAAGGCGTCCTGCCCAGTACTGACGGTGGGTCCTCAAGCATCGGACGCTCCCAGGGCAGTTCAGATCAAGAGCCCCGTTGTCTTCGCTACTGATTTTCATCACACCACGACCCATGCGATTTGTTATGCTGCGGCCATCTGCAAGGTAACGGGGTCACCGCTGCATTGCCTGCACGTGCTCCCGCGGACGCTCGAAGGCGGTTCGCGCAGGCATGTCACTCTGCAAATCATGACCGAGGCTTTGAAGCACGTGGCTACCGAGAGTGGCACAACCATCGATCCGCCTGTTTGTGCAATCACATACGGAAGCGAGATCTCGAACGCGGTGGTGGACTATGCCAAACAGCAAAAGGCGAAGCTGATCGTCCTGGGGGTCCGTCAGGCTTCGATGGTGGCTTCGCATGTGCCTGCTCATATCGCCTACCGCATCATCACGGAGGCTTCGTGTCCCGTCCTGACCATGGCCTTTGCGTCCCAACCACACGCGGCGACGCTTGCAGCCGCTTGTTTGTGA
- a CDS encoding Crp/Fnr family transcriptional regulator has translation MFCNLSAEALADFGSIGVQATLSKGAKLFQEDGPSNGVFVICTGQVKLSCTSREGRTLILKIATPGDVLGLGAVISGSRYEVTAETIEPTEIKSIRREEFLSFIHKHGEASLHAAKALSEEYKAVFFDARRLALSGSAAGRLAGVLLDWGRAASCGKPEMRFTMALTHEELANLVGSSRETVTRMLGRFKRERLIQMRGASILILAPDKLEQLSA, from the coding sequence ATGTTCTGCAATCTGAGCGCTGAGGCGCTCGCGGACTTCGGGTCGATCGGTGTACAGGCCACTCTTTCGAAGGGCGCGAAGCTCTTTCAGGAGGATGGGCCGAGCAACGGCGTCTTTGTCATCTGCACGGGTCAGGTCAAGCTTTCCTGCACTTCGAGAGAAGGAAGAACCCTGATTCTCAAGATCGCCACGCCAGGAGATGTTCTCGGGCTCGGAGCGGTCATCTCCGGATCGAGATATGAGGTGACAGCAGAGACGATTGAGCCGACTGAGATCAAAAGCATTCGTCGAGAGGAGTTCCTCTCCTTTATCCATAAGCACGGTGAAGCAAGCCTCCATGCAGCCAAGGCGCTGTCCGAAGAGTACAAAGCGGTGTTCTTCGATGCCCGTCGCCTGGCGCTGTCCGGTTCGGCGGCAGGCCGGCTTGCGGGCGTACTGCTCGATTGGGGGAGAGCAGCGTCCTGCGGCAAGCCTGAGATGCGCTTCACGATGGCCCTTACCCACGAGGAGTTGGCCAATCTGGTTGGTAGCTCTCGTGAGACCGTCACTCGCATGTTGGGACGCTTCAAGAGGGAGAGACTAATCCAAATGCGGGGTGCTTCGATTCTCATCCTCGCTCCGGATAAGCTGGAGCAGCTTTCGGCGTGA
- a CDS encoding oleate hydratase has protein sequence MPERRTESNTAVYLVGGGIASLAAAAFLIRDGDIPGHNITILEESGKIGGSLDAAGTPKDGYVMRGGRMIESKYLCTYDLFSSIPTLDERKTVAQEIFDWNKTMKTSSKSRLFRGGHRLNAPKFGLSEKHILTIERLGLEPEGILGRSSISDQFDPSFFETDFWFMWCSTFAFQPWHSAVEFKRYLLRFTHMVSGFNTLSGIMRTVYNQYDSMVRPLQKWLVDRGVRSEFNTRVTNLGFCHDAEGYIVDRILCESNGHRDEIRVRERDYVIVTLGSMTEASSLGSMDSVPVLEGKPDSGSWALWKKIADGHPQFGRPANFSDHIEESKWVSFTTTLHDPTFFHLIRDLTGNVPGEGGLITFPESSWLASIVLPHQPHFIGQPEDVNVFWGYGLFVDKPGDFIKKSMSACSGREIMTEIMGHLRIEADARKILETCTCIPCMMPFITSQFLRRAKGDRPHVVPERSKNLAFIGQFCELPDDVVFTVEYSIRSAQTAVYSLLRLSRTPPPVYKGNYDPRVLLKAFLALHDKNP, from the coding sequence ATGCCTGAAAGACGCACCGAGAGTAACACAGCAGTTTATTTGGTTGGCGGCGGTATCGCCTCGCTCGCGGCGGCGGCCTTCCTTATTCGCGACGGAGACATCCCGGGCCACAACATCACGATCCTTGAGGAATCAGGCAAGATCGGCGGCAGTCTTGATGCCGCCGGAACTCCCAAAGATGGCTATGTCATGCGCGGCGGCCGAATGATTGAAAGCAAATATCTCTGCACCTATGACCTCTTTTCATCGATCCCTACCCTCGATGAGCGCAAAACGGTTGCGCAGGAGATCTTCGACTGGAATAAGACGATGAAAACCTCATCCAAATCCCGTCTTTTTCGGGGAGGACACAGGCTCAACGCTCCCAAATTTGGTCTGAGCGAAAAGCATATCCTGACCATCGAGCGCTTGGGACTTGAGCCGGAGGGGATTCTCGGGCGAAGCAGCATTTCGGACCAGTTTGACCCTTCGTTCTTTGAAACAGATTTTTGGTTCATGTGGTGTTCGACTTTTGCCTTTCAACCCTGGCACAGCGCGGTCGAATTCAAGCGTTATCTGTTGCGCTTCACTCATATGGTTTCAGGCTTCAACACGCTCAGCGGGATAATGCGAACCGTCTACAACCAGTACGACTCGATGGTACGACCGCTTCAGAAATGGCTAGTAGACCGCGGCGTAAGGTCTGAGTTTAATACCCGCGTCACTAATCTCGGCTTCTGCCATGACGCTGAGGGTTATATCGTGGACCGCATTCTTTGCGAGAGTAACGGCCACAGAGATGAAATAAGGGTACGCGAAAGGGATTATGTAATCGTCACACTGGGATCCATGACCGAGGCTTCCAGTCTGGGTTCCATGGATTCGGTGCCAGTCTTGGAAGGAAAACCCGACAGCGGTTCGTGGGCTCTCTGGAAGAAAATCGCCGACGGCCACCCGCAGTTCGGCCGTCCGGCTAACTTCAGTGACCATATTGAGGAATCGAAGTGGGTGTCTTTTACCACCACTCTCCACGACCCCACCTTCTTCCATCTCATCAGGGATCTCACAGGCAACGTCCCGGGAGAGGGTGGCCTCATCACCTTCCCGGAGTCCAGCTGGTTAGCGTCGATCGTATTGCCTCACCAACCACATTTCATTGGGCAGCCCGAGGACGTTAATGTCTTCTGGGGCTATGGCCTTTTCGTCGATAAACCCGGAGACTTCATCAAGAAATCTATGTCGGCATGCAGCGGTCGGGAGATTATGACAGAGATCATGGGCCACCTTAGGATTGAGGCCGACGCCAGGAAAATACTTGAAACCTGCACCTGCATTCCGTGCATGATGCCCTTCATCACCAGCCAATTCCTGCGTCGAGCCAAAGGTGACCGGCCCCATGTAGTACCTGAGCGCTCGAAGAACCTCGCTTTCATCGGACAATTTTGCGAACTCCCAGACGATGTGGTGTTCACAGTGGAATATTCGATCCGTTCGGCGCAAACCGCAGTGTATTCGTTGCTTCGACTGAGCCGCACACCGCCACCGGTATACAAAGGGAACTACGATCCGCGCGTTTTGCTAAAGGCCTTCCTCGCGTTACACGACAAGAACCCTTAG
- a CDS encoding universal stress protein, translated as MPVIGERVSVSVKKILLATDFSSVSEKAASYAKALARRFSSTVEIVHVFDPSIVTSYEEAIIGLPVRERQQVSNEDLERLRDDFSAFGIDVRTMSPEGHRPSAELIQIAKEHEVDLIVAGTQSKSGVERLILGSTAEQLIRNAKCPVLTVGPNAKPLGDAPLAFQTIVYATDFSAEAAKAAVYALSFAQDSGARLYFCYVPQTATTWKRDFVDGAFESALKRMIPESSYDWCNPECVVEHGDAAKAILELATKVQADLIVLGARKASFWLTYIERGLTPDLLAQATCPVMTVC; from the coding sequence ATGCCGGTCATTGGAGAACGTGTCTCTGTTTCTGTGAAAAAGATTCTGCTCGCAACGGACTTCTCCTCCGTATCGGAGAAAGCTGCTTCGTACGCAAAAGCTTTGGCTCGTCGCTTCTCCTCCACTGTGGAGATCGTGCATGTCTTCGATCCGTCAATCGTCACATCATACGAAGAGGCAATCATAGGCCTACCGGTGAGGGAGAGGCAGCAAGTCAGTAACGAGGACCTTGAGCGATTACGAGACGACTTCTCCGCTTTTGGAATCGATGTACGAACTATGTCACCTGAAGGACATCGACCGTCTGCGGAGCTCATCCAGATCGCGAAGGAGCACGAAGTCGACCTGATCGTTGCGGGAACGCAGTCCAAGTCGGGAGTGGAGAGACTAATCCTGGGCTCAACAGCGGAACAACTTATTCGAAATGCAAAGTGCCCTGTACTTACCGTGGGTCCTAATGCCAAGCCCCTTGGAGATGCTCCTCTAGCTTTCCAGACGATTGTCTATGCGACCGATTTCTCTGCCGAGGCGGCGAAGGCGGCAGTGTACGCTCTTTCCTTCGCCCAGGACAGCGGTGCTCGTCTCTATTTCTGTTACGTGCCTCAGACTGCTACCACTTGGAAGAGGGATTTCGTGGATGGGGCGTTCGAATCCGCTCTGAAAAGAATGATTCCCGAGTCTTCTTACGACTGGTGCAACCCCGAATGCGTGGTTGAGCACGGTGACGCCGCTAAGGCCATCCTTGAACTAGCAACGAAGGTTCAGGCAGACCTAATCGTATTAGGTGCGCGCAAAGCGTCGTTCTGGCTGACGTACATCGAGCGTGGCTTGACTCCTGATTTGTTGGCTCAGGCCACTTGCCCGGTAATGACTGTGTGTTAA